Proteins encoded in a region of the Penaeus vannamei isolate JL-2024 chromosome 30, ASM4276789v1, whole genome shotgun sequence genome:
- the LOC138867400 gene encoding uncharacterized protein produces MAQPIRELKREQSKRGHKCTTAFPCKRYRIALQIARLDSGERRRGRTHPTPSPPNSTITDPTPTPAPTSPSAGTITPSPDTLPDPSRHHSTLPDPSPSAGTIAPSPDTLPDPSRHHSTLPPAPQPAPIAPSPTPSQHCSLPSPTPALSHVAPMAPSPQTPLPDPTGTIAPSQPLQPAPIAPSPTPAGTIAPSPTPALSRHHSTLPRHPPRPQPAPIAPSPAPQPAP; encoded by the exons ACGGCCTTCCCCTGCAAGCGCTATCGTATTGCGCTGCAAATTGCAAGGCTTGACAGCGGGGAGAGGCGGCGAGGGAG AACACATCCGACACCATCACCACCCAACAGCACCATAACCGACCCCACCCCGACCCCAGCCCCAACGAGCCCCTCAGCCGGCACCATAACACCATCCCCAGACACCCTCCCCGACCCCAGCCGGCACCATAGCACCCTCCCCGACCCCAGCCCCTCAGCCGGCACCATAGCACCCTCCCCAGACACCCTCCCCGACCCCAGCCGGCACCATAgcaccctccccccagcccctcagCCGGCACCCATAGCACCCTCCCCGACCCCCAGCCAGCACTGCTCGCTTCCCTCCCCGACCCCAGCCCTCAGCCACGTGGCACCCATGGCACCCTCcccccagacacccctccccGACCCAACCGGCACCATAGCACCCTCCCAGCCCCTCCAGCCGGCACCCATAGCACCCTCCCCGACCCCAGCCGGCACCATAGCACCCTCCCCGACCCCAGCCCTCAGCCGGCACCATAGCACCCTCCCGAGGCACCCTCCCCGACCCCAGCCGGCACCCATAGCACCCTCCCCAGCCCCTCAGCCGGCACCATAG